A window of the Phaseolus vulgaris cultivar G19833 chromosome 5, P. vulgaris v2.0, whole genome shotgun sequence genome harbors these coding sequences:
- the LOC137835048 gene encoding protein PAT1 homolog produces MVDMDGFGTGGDVGGVPNTEDLRQLGNVSTGAVFDASQYAFFGSESAVQEVELGGLEDDDDLLESNGEFIVNREEAEDLKSLSDIDDLSTTFWKLNKVVSEPKSTEFIGEQGSRQNSAAERAQKDDVLSWYEQNAYDNEGSLDGRRMSSQPHSSLSQLHEPKGLYRTSSYPEQPRQQQHHQLQSGESAPNWFDQHMYGTETTHDGKRWSSQPHSTIAHLQETRPLHRTSLYPDKQQDFPHFSSEPILVPNSSFTSYPPPSGRSQQASPSHNTGHLNIPYHAMGAQMALSPQNRSHFSNPALQLSGINHGPPFGGNMRQFPTGSPLSQRMQNQLVNQAGLYPGDHPNISSGLPMINKYDQMLGLMELRDQMPKSAQIGRPNLRFSPQGFDTSGLRSNSGWPRFRSKHMTTEEIENILRMQLAATHSNDPYVDDYYHQGCLAKKSSGAKLRHHFSPAQIRELPLRPSSNAEPHAFLQVDALGRVPFSSIRRPRPLLEVDPPNSSNVGSPEQSISEKPLEQEPMLAARVTIEDGIYLLLDVDDIDRFLQFNQLQDGGLQLKRKRQGLLEGLAASLHLVDPLGKNGRTVTLAAKDDFVFLRIVSLPKGRKLLARYLQLLFPGGDLMRIVCMAIFRHLRFLFGNLPSDPAPAETINNLARVVSRCIREMDLSSISACLAAAVCTSDPPPLRPLRSSAGDGASLILVSVLERATELLTDPHAASNYNIANRSLWQSTFDEFFGLLTKYCVSKYDGVMQSFLIQGTPNMAAIGADAANAISKEMPVELLRASLPHTDDRQKKLLLDFAQRSIPVVGFNGNSGGHGHHVNSESVLS; encoded by the exons ATGGTGGATATGGATGGGTTTGGAACTGGGGGTGATGTTGGGGGAGTTCCCAACACAGAGGATCTTAGACAACTGGGGAATGTTTCCACAG GTGCTGTTTTTGATGCATCACAATATGCATTTTTTGGTTCGGAGAGTGCTGTTCAAGAAGTTGAGCTGGGAGGGTTAGAAGATGATGACGATTTGCTTGAGTCTAATGGGGAGTTCATTGTCAACAGAGAAGAG GCTGAGGATTTAAAATCTCTTTCTGACATTGATGATCTCAGTACTACTTTTTGGAAG TTGAACAAGGTTGTAAGTGAACCAAAAAGCACAGAATTTATTGGTGAACAGGGATCGAGACAGA ATTCTGCGGCTGAAAGGGCACAGAAGGATGATGTTCTTAGCTGGTATGAACAGAATGCTTATGATAATGAGGGTTCTCTGGATGGAAGAAGAATGTCATCGCAACctcattcttctctttctcAGTTACATGAACCAAAGGGCTTGTACAGAACATCCTCATATCCTGAGCAGCCAAGGCAGCAACAACATCACCAGCTCCAATCTGGTGAATCAGCTCCCAACTGGTTTGATCAGCATATGTATGGTACTGAAACTACTCATGATGGAAAGCGATGGTCATCGCAACCACATTCCACAATTGCTCACTTACAAGAAACGAGGCCATTGCATAGAACATCTTTATATCCTGACAAGCAGCAGGATTTTCCTCATTTTTCTAGTGAACCAATTTTGGTACCTAACTCTTCATTTACTTCGTATCCTCCACCCAGTGGTAGATCTCAGCAAGCTTCTCCAAGTCACAATACAGGGCACTTAAACATTCCTTATCATGCTATGGGAGCTCAGATGGCACTGTCACCTCAAAATCGTTCTCATTTCTCCAATCCTGCATTACAGTTGAGTGGAATAAATCATGGGCCTCCTTTTGGTGGAAACATGCGCCAATTTCCTACTGGTTCCCCTCTTAGTCAGAGAATGCAGAATCAATTGGTAAACCAGGCTGGGTTATATCCTGGAGATCATCCCAATATTTCCTCAGGTTTACCCATGATTAACAAGTATGATCAGATGCTTGGGCTGATGGAACTGAGGGATCAAATGCCAAAATCAGCTCAAATAGGTAGACCAAATCTCCGGTTTTCCCCACAGGGTTTTGATACAAGTGGCCTTAGAAGCAATAGTGGATGGCCTAGATTTAGATCCAAGCACATGACAACTGAGGAAATTGAGAATATTCTTAGAATGCAGCTTGCAGCAACACACAGCAATGATCCATATGTTGATGATTATTACCACCAAGGTTGTCTTGCAAAAAAGTCTTCTGGTGCTAAATTGAGGCACCACTTTAGTCCAGCTCAAATAAGGGAACTTCCTCTACGGCCCTCTTCTAATGCTGAACCACATGCTTTTCTTCAGGTTGATGCTCTAGGGAGGGTTCCATTCTCATCGATTCGCAGGCCCCGTCCTCTACTGGAAGTTGATCCTCCAAATTCCTCTAATGTAGGTAGTCCTGAGCAAAGCATTTCTGAGAAACCACTCGAACAGGAACCAATGCTTGCAGCTAGGGTCACAATTGAAGATGGTATTTATCTTCTTCTTGATGTAGATGATATTGATCGTTTCCTACAGTTTAATCAGCTTCAAGATGGTGGTCTTCAGTTAAAACGGAAACGACAGGGTCTTCTGGAAGGACTTGCTGCCTCACTTCATTTAGTTGATCCACTGGGAAAGAATGGACGGACAGTTACACTTGCCGCAAAAGATGACTTTGTTTTTCTCAGGATAGTTTCTCTACCCAAGGGTCGGAAGCTACTTGCTAGGTACCTTCAACTGCTTTTTCCTGGTGGTGATCTAATGCGCATAGTCTGTATGGCCATCTTTCGGCATTTAAGGTTTTTATTTGGTAATCTTCCCTCTGATCCAGCTCCAGCAGAGACTATTAATAACCTTGCCAGGGTTGTTTCAAGATGCATCCGTGAAATGGATCTAAGTTCCATTAGTGCTTGTCTAGCAGCAGCTGTTTGTACTTCTGATCCACCTCCCCTACGTCCACTCAGAAGTTCGGCCGGAGATGGGGCTTCCCTTATTCTAGTATCCGTGCTTGAAAGGGCAACTGAGCTTCTAACTGATCCTCATGCTGCTAGCAATTATAATATTGCAAACCGTTCACTTTGGCAGTCTACATTTGATGAATTCTTTGGCCTTCTGACTAAGTATTGTGTGAGTAAATATGACGGTGTAATGCAATCATTCCTTATACAAGGGACACCAAATATGGCTGCCATTGGTGCAGATGCTGCTAATGCTATTAGCAAGGAAATGCCAGTTGAGCTCTTACGTGCAAGTCTACCTCACACAGATGACCGCCAGAAAAAACTATTACTTGATTTTGCTCAGCGCTCTATACCTGTTGTTGGATTTAATGGTAATTCTGGGGGCCACGGTCACCATGTGAACTCGGAGTCAGTGCTGAGTTAA